From the Lathyrus oleraceus cultivar Zhongwan6 chromosome 4, CAAS_Psat_ZW6_1.0, whole genome shotgun sequence genome, one window contains:
- the LOC127075623 gene encoding uncharacterized protein LOC127075623, translating to MGARGVIADKWSMRVLWACAIGSAVSLYMVAVERQKQNRQKMLAEGLNGIDLGERNEDA from the exons ATGGGAGCCAGAGGAGTAATTGCAGACAAGTGGTCTATGAGAGTTCTTTGGGCTTGTGCTATTGGAAGTGCTGTTA GCCTGTATATGGTTGCTGTAGAAAGACAAAAACAGAATAGGCAGAAGATGTTGGCTGAAGGCTTGAATGGAATAGATTTGGGGGAAAGAAATGAAGATGCTTAA